The nucleotide window TGAAGGTGGACGTGCTCCACTATTTGACCGGCGCCTTTGCCGACGTTGAACAGAAGCTTATATCCTTTTTCCTTCGCCCCCTGCTCTTCAGCTATTTTGTTGGCCGTTAAAATCATTTTACCGACCAGAGCCTCGTCTTCAATCCCCAAATCGCTGACGGAAGCTATGTGTCTTTTAGGAACTATTAAAATATGGATTGGCGGTTCAGGATTAATATCCTTAAAAGCCACAATCTGGTCATCCTCATAAATAATCGTTGATGGAATTTCTTTGTTTATGATTTTACAAAAAATACAGTCAGCCATATTATGATTGTTGTTTTTTGAGCATTTCCTTCA belongs to Candidatus Nealsonbacteria bacterium CG07_land_8_20_14_0_80_39_13 and includes:
- a CDS encoding histidine triad nucleotide-binding protein, which produces MADCIFCKIINKEIPSTIIYEDDQIVAFKDINPEPPIHILIVPKRHIASVSDLGIEDEALVGKMILTANKIAEEQGAKEKGYKLLFNVGKGAGQIVEHVHLHLLSGWNSQENKE